Within the Acidipropionibacterium acidipropionici genome, the region AGAGTCGGTGCATGACCGGGGAGCTGCTCGGCGGGCGCGACAGCAATGCCCGTCGCCTTGGTCGGGTCGTCCAGCGCGGCCCGACCCCCGACTTCGCGGCCCAGGTGCTGCGGCACCTCAAACGCAGCTCCTGGCCGCACGCCCCGACCCTCATCGCCCGCAATGCCGAAGGCTCCGTGCTGTCCTACGTCGACGGCACCGCAGCAACCACCAGGCTGCTGCGCCACGAGGCGGCCGAGGACGATCCCCTGGCTGCGGTCGCCGCACTGGTGCGCCAGTTCCACGATCTGATGGCCGGCACTGATCTGGCCGGTGACGCCGAGACCGTCTGCCACAACGACCTGGACCCCAGCAACACCGTCTACCGGTGGATCGGCCAGCGCCTCGTGCCGGTGGCCCTCGTCGACTGGGACATGGCCGCCCCCGGATCCCGGATCACCGACCTGGCCCAGATGTGCTGGGCCTTCACCGGGGTCGGGCCTCGCGCCGACCCGGAGATCGTGCGGCACAGGATCGGCGTCATCACCGCGGCCTACGGCTGGGAGTGCGGGCTCGACGAGGTGGTCGAGGTGATGCTGGCCCGCCAGCAGGACGCGGCGGATGTGAGTACCGGCGCGCTGTCGGCCGCCGAGAACGAGGCCGACCGCCGGTGGACGCTGCGACACCTGCGCTGAATCTCACATCGGCATCCAGGGGTGGATGAGGTGCTCGGGCTCCAGGGCCGCCGTCAGCGTCTCCTCGTCCAGCAGCTTCTCTTCCAGCACGATCTCCCCGATGGTGCGCTTCTCGGCCAGGGCCTGTTGGGCCACCCGGGTGGCGGTGCGGTAGCCCAGCGCCGGGGACAGGGCGGTGACGATGGAGACCGACTGCCACACCTCGTCGCGCAGTCGCTCGGTGTTGGCCGTGATGCCGATGATGCACCGGTCGGTGAACACGTCGAGGGCCCGCTGGAGGTGGCGGATCTCCTCGAAGAGCAGGTGGGCGATGATCGGCTCGAAGGCGTTGAGCTGGAGCTGCCCGGCCTCGGCGGCCATCGAGATGGTGACGTCGTGGCCGACGATCTCGAAGGCCACCTGGTTGACCATCTCCGGGATCACAGGGTTCACCTTGCCCGGCATGATGGAGGAGCCGGCCTGGACGGCGGGCAGGTTGATCTCCCCGAGGCCGGCGCGGGGGCCTGAGGAGAGAAGCCGCAGGTCGTTGCAGATCTTGGAGGTCTTGACGGCGATCCGCTTGAGCACCCCCGACAGCTGTACGAAGCCGCCGACATCTTGGGTGGCCTCCACCAGATCGTCCGAGCCGGACAGGTCCAGCCCGGTGAGCCTATTGAGCTCGGCGATCATCGCCGGGGCGTAGGCCGGGGGAGTGTTGATGCCGGTGCCGATGGCGGTGCCGCCGAGGTTGAGCTCGGTGAGCAGCTTGCGTGCCGCGGCCAGTACGGCGACGTCGTTGCGCATCATCACCGCGTAGGTGCCGAACTCCTGGCCCAGTGTCATGGGGACGGCGTCCTGGAGCTGGGTGCGGCCCAGTTTGAGGACGTCTGCGAACTCCTCGGCTTTGGCGGCGAAGGCGTCGGCGGTGCGCTCCAGGGCGGCCGACAGTTCGTCGAGCATGAGCAGCAGGGCGATCTTGATGGCCGAGGGGTAGACGTCGTTGGTCGACTGGCAGCAGTTGACGTGATTGTGGGGGTCGACGACGTCATAGCGGCCCTTGGCGATCCCGAGGTGCTCGAGGGCGGCGTTGGCGATCACCTCGTTGGCGTTCATATTGGTCGAGGTGCCGGCCCCGCCCTGGATGGTGCCGACGATGAACTCGTCGTGGAGCTCGCCGGAGCGGATCCGGGTGCAGGCGGCGACGATGGCCTCGGCCACCTCGGGCGGGACGAGGCCCTGGTCGGCGTTGACGGTGGCCGCGGCCTGCTTGACGAGCGTCAGGGCCTCGACGAAGTGCGCGTAGTGACCGATGCGCTTGCTGGTGATCGGGAAGTTCTCCAGGGCGCGGGCGGTGTTGATGCCCCAGTAGTGGCGGTCGTCGATCCTCACCTCGCCGAGCAGGTCGCGCTCGGTGCGGGTGGGGACGGTCGGGGCTGGTGCTGAAGTCGTGGCGGCTGGTGTCGTGGATGTCGTCTTCATGTCAGTTCTCACCTCGCCCACGACTCTTCCCGGTTCCCGTTTCGGCGAGGTGACAGAACTGTTTCAGCTGTTCTGCGGCCAGGAGGAGGCGGCGGCGACGGCGTCCAGGGCGGCGTCGCGCAGGCGTCGCAGGGAGGTCTCGCGGATGCCGGTGCCGTGGGCGGTGAGCATCTGGCCGGCCGTCTCCAGGCCGGCGTCGGCGGCCGCGAGCATCGTCCAGGCCAGATCGAGCAGCACCTGGTCGGAGTGGCGGTGGCCCCTGCCCAGCCTGGGGGCCAGGGCGTCCGGCCTGCGCCCGGCGACGGTCTCGAGCCGTCCCAGGTCCGCGGCGACCTGGCTCACGACCGCGCGCAGCTGCTGGCCGGCCTCCGGAGCGGTGGGCGGTGGCAGAGGCGGTGCGGCGCGGTGGATCTGCCACTGGACGGCCGGGCCGACCGGGGTGGGGATCCACGCGGTGCCGGCCGGGATCGCCCCGGGCATCGAGGCGTGGCAGACCACCGCGACCCCGGCGGTCATGGCCTCCTGATTGACCCGCGCAGGCCCGCGGAGCCCGGCCAGGCGTCCCGGGGCCACCGGGTAGAGACCCCACACAGTGCCCGGGGAGGCGCGGTGGGCGACCCTGGCCAGGGGCTGGCGGATGGGCACCGATGCGATCGGATCGGGATCGCCGGGCCCCAGCGCCTCGTCGGCGTCGTGGACGTGGTGCAGCGGGCCGAGTTGCCTTTCGGCCTCGGGTGCGGTGATGCGTCCGGCCGAGAGGTCGTTGAGCAGACATGTCAGACGCAGGCAGGTCTCCAGCACGCACAGAAGAATACGAGCCCCTACGCTGAGATCCATGCGTCGCATCATTCTGCTCGGCTCCACGGGATCCATCGGGACCCAGGCTCTGGACGTCATCTCCCGTAACCGGGACCGCTTCGAGGTGGTGGGCCTGGCCGCCGGATCCAACCGGAACAAGGTCGCCGAGCAGGCTGCACAGTTCGGCGTCGAGCACACCGCATTCGGCGCCGCCGAGGCCGCCCGGCTGGTCCGCGACGTCGACGCCGACGTCGTGCTCAACGGCATCACCGGATCGGTCGGGCTCGGCCCCACCCTGGCGGCCCTGGAGGCCGGACGGACCCTCGCCCTGGCGAACAAGGAGTCCCTCATCGTCGGCGGGGAGCTGGTCAGGGCCGCCGCCGCACCGGGCCAGATCGTGCCGGTGGACTCCGAGCACTCGGCCATCGCCCAGTCGCTGCGCTCGGGCACCCACCAGGAGGTGCGGCGCTTGGTGGTCACCGCCTCGGGAGGCCCGTTCCGCGGCCGCAGCCGGGCCGAACTGGGCGACGTCACCCCCGCCCAGGCCCTGGCCCACCCCACCTGGGCGATGGGCCGGGTGGTCACGACGAACTCGGCGACCATGGTCAACAAGGGCTTGGAGGTGATCGAGGCTCACCTGCTCTTCGACGTCGACTTCGACGACATCGCCGTCGTCGTCCACCCCCAGTCGATCGTCCACTCCATGGTCGAGTTCGTCGACGGGGCCACCATCCTGCAGGCCTCGCCCCCCGACATGCGGCTGCCCATCGCCCTGGGCATGAGCTGGCCCGACCGGATCCCCGACGCCGTCCCGCCCCTGGACTGGAGCACCGCCTCGTCGTGGACCTTCGAACCGCTGGACGACGCCGCCTTCCCCGCCGTCTCCCTGGCCCGCCAGGTCGGGACCGCCGGCGCCACCTACCCGGCGGTCTACAACGCCGCCAACGAGCAGGCAGTGGAGGCCTTCCACGCCGGCAGGCTGAGTTTCCTGGGGATCGTCGAGGCGATCCAGCGGGTCGTCGACGCCCACGACGCCCCCGGCGAGCTCACCCTGGAGACCCTGGCCGAGGCGGAGCGATGGGCTCGGCGCCGGGCCGACGACGTCATCGCAGCTCTGTGAGGACGCGGCAGGCCCTCCCGTAGCCGGGCAGTCATTACCGGCGGGGATTGTTGGTAGGTTCGTCCTCATGAGTGCAGTGGCGCAGCTTGCCGGAGTCGGGGTACGACGCGGATCCACCCAGATCCTCACCGATATCGACTGGGAGGTCGACGAGGGGCAGCGCTGGGTGATGGTGGGCCCCAACGGGGCCGGCAAGACGACACTGCTGCAGATCCTCGCCGCCCGAATGCACCCCACAGAGGGTCTCGTCGAGATCCTCGACGAGTTCATCGGGGCGGTCGACGTCTTCGAGCTGAGGCCCCGCATCGGTGTGGCCTCCTCGGCCCTGGCTCACCGCATTCCACCCCACGAGGTCGTCCGCGACGTCGTCGTCTCCGCGGCCTGGGCGGTCCTGGGGCGCTGGCGCGAGACCTACGAGCCGATGGACGTCCAGCGCGCCGCCGAGCTCATCACCAGGATGGGGCTGGCCGGCCTGGAGGAGCGCACCTATGGGACGCTGAGCGAGGGGGAGCGCAAGCGCGTGGAGATCGCCCGGGCGCTGATGACCGACCCCGAACTGCTGCTCCTCGACGAACCCGCCGCCGGCCTGGACCTGGCCGGGCGCGAACAGCTGGTGAGTGTGCTCTCGGGCATCTGCACCGACCCCGACGCTCCGGCCACCGTCCTGGTGACCCATCACCTGGAGGAGATCCCGGCCGGCATCACCCACGGGCTGGTGCTTGACAAGGGACGCATCGTCGCCGCCGGGCCGGTCGAGTCGGCGCTCACCTCGCCGATCCTCTCGCAGGCATTCGGGCTACCCTTGGAAGTCACATCGCGCAACGGTCGCTGGAGCGCACAGGCCTCCGGCAAGGTGTTGTGATGTCAACAGGAGGCGGGCGATGAACGAGTTCTGGGACTGGGTCGCACGCCACGGCTGGGTCGCCTGGCTCGCCGCGTCGGCCGTGCTGGCCTGCGCGGAGATGCTCACCCTGGACTTCACCCTCCTCATGCTCGCCTCCGGGGCGCTCGCCGGTGCGATCACCGCTGCGATCCTGCCGGGCGCCTGGATCGCCCAGGTGCTCGTGGCGGTGGCGGTCGGAGGCATCATGCTCGCCGTGCTGCGGCCGACCCTGCTCAAGAAGGTCCGCGACGCCCCCGGCTACCGCTCCTCCCTGGACACCCTGCTGGGCGCCGAGGGTACCGCCACCCACCAGATCACCGAGGGGGCCGGTGAGGTGAAGGTGCACGGCGAGCTGTGGGAGGCCCGCCCCATGGCCCCCGGCGTCACCATCGAGGCCGGTGAGAGCATCGAGGTCTTCCAGATCGACGGGACGACGCTCATCGTCTACCCGTCCAGCCAGGGGCTGGGCTGGTCGGGCGGGGCCGGGGTCTGAGTCCTCAACCCGATTCCCGGCGTCCGTCCACGTGCTGGCCTGCGGGAATGGCAGGATGGAGGACGTCGGGGGACCGTACGGGCCCCGCAGTCTCGTCGAGGAGCTCAGATGCCCGAACTCATCATCGCGCTGATCATCGTCGTGCTGGTGGTTGTCGCACTCGCCTCGTCGGTGAAGATCATCCACCAGCAGAAGATCGGCCTGGTCGAGCGGCTCGGCAAGTTCCACCGCCGTCTCAACCCCGGCCCGCACCTGGTGGTGCCGGTCATCGACAGAGTGCAGTACAACCTGGACATGCGCGAGCAGGTGCAGCCCTTCCCACCCCAGGGGGTGATCACCGAGGACAACCTGATGGTCAACATCGACTCGGTGATCTACTTCCAGATCGTCGATCCCGAGCGGGCCGCCTACGAGGCGCAGTCCTACCGCACCGCCATCGAACAGCTCACCATGACCACGCTGCGCAACATCATCGGTGGCATGGACATGGAGGCGGCGCTGACCAGCCGCGAGGAGATCAACCAGAAGCTCCGCTCGGTTCTCGATGAGGCCACCGGCAAATGGGGCATCAAGGTGAACCGCGTGGAGCTGCGGGCCATCGAGCCGCCGCCCACCATCCGCGACGCGATGGAGAAGGGCGCCCGCGCCGAGCGCGACAAGCGTGCGGCGATCCTGCTGGCCGAGGGCCAGCGGCAGTCCCAGATCCTGGCCGCCGGCGGCGACCGCGAGTCGGCGATCCTGAGGGCCCAGGGCGACCGCGAGGCTCAGGTGCTGCGCGCCCAGGCCGACCGGCAGGCCCAGATGCTGAGGTCGGAGGGCGAGGCGCAGGCCATCACCACCGTCTTCAACGCCATCCACGCCGGACAGCCCGACCAGGGTCTGCTGGCCTACCAGTACATGCAGATGCTGCCCACCCTGGCCCGCGGCGACGCCAACAAGGTGTGGATCGTGCCGAGCGAGCTCAACGACGCCCTGCGCGGCCTGGGGCAGATGGTCGGCGACGGCGAGAACCGGAAGCCCACCTACCAGGCCACCGACCCGTCGAATTTCGACGCGCCGAAGAAGGTCGACGTGATGGCCGAGATCGCCCAGCAGAAGGAGGACGAGAAGGCCCAGTCGGACGCCACCGTCCAGCAGGCCATCGAGGAGGCCGCCAAACTGGAGAACCCCGGCCTGGCCACCAAGCCCAAGCAGAGCTCCCTACCGTCCTCGAAGCCGGCAACCCCTCCCAACCCCGGCCCGCAGCGCAGCGGCGGCCACACCCCCGCCGACCAGCAGGCCCAGGGCCCGATGGGGGGCAGCTATCAAACCGGATGGGGAGCCCCCACCCCGCCCGAGGAGCAGGCGACCACCCAGCGTCCGCAGCCGCCCCGTCCCGACGATCAGCCCTTCAACCCGCGACGCGGCGACGAGGGGTGAGTCAGCCCTCGGGGTGCTCGGCCGCCCACTGCCGGGCGTAGCGCGATGAGATCGCCCCGCAGGCGATGAGCTGGGCCATGTGGAAGATCATCAGCGGCAGCACGATGAGCCCGATGGGCTGACCGGCGAACAGCACGGTGGCCATCGGCAGCCCGGTGGCCAGGGACTTCTTGGTGCCGCAGAACTGAATGGCGATCCGGTCGGCCCGGTCGAACCCGAGCCGGCCGGCCGCCGCCCAGGTGAGCCACAGCATGAGCGCCAGCAGCACCAGGCAGATGCCGATCGTCAGAGCCAGCTGGCCGATGCTCGTCATGGACCAGATGTGCTCGCGCATCCCCGAGGAGAAGGCCGAGTACACCACCACGAGGATGACGCCGTTGTCGACGAATTTCAGCGGCTTCTTGTGCTCGGTGACGAAACGGGCCGTCAGAGGCCGTGACAGCTGACCCAGGATGAACGGCAGCAGGATCTGAAGCAGGACGTCGAGGATCGAGGCCGGCGTGATCGTCACCCCCGAGCTGGAGGAGACCAGCGCGAAGGCCAGCAGCGGGGTGAGGAAGGTGCCCAGCAGATTCGAGATGGTCGCAGAGACGATGGCGCCGGGAATGTTGCCGTGGGCGATCGAGGTGAAGTTGATCGACGACTGCACCGTGGAGGGCACCAGGCACACCCACAGCAGCCCCAGGTAGAGCATGTTCGGCAGCGCCCAGCCGACCAGGAGCTTCAGGGCGATGCCGATGATCGGGAAGACCACGAAGGTGAACACCAGGATCGTGACGTGCAGCCGCCAGTGCTTGATGCCGGCCACGGTCTCCGAGGGCTTCAGACGTGCGCCGTAGAGGAAGAACAGCAGGAAGACCAGGACGATCACGGCGTCGTCGACCACCGGCACCATGGGCCCGCGGGCCGGCAGGATGCTGGCCACCACCGCGGCGGCGACGATCCCGACCAGGAACCAGTTGACGCGGAACCCGTGCTGACCAGAGGACTGACTCACCCGGTCACCTTATGACCGGTGGCCCTAGGCTGTGGCGGTGGCCCGTTTCATAGACATCGATGATCCCGCTGATCCCCGCCTGGCCGACTACGTGAGCCTGCGCGACGTCAACCTGCGCAAGAGCCTGGAGGCCGCCGAGGGGCTGTTCATCGCCGAAGGGGCCAAGATCATCCGGCGGGCCGCCGAGGCGGGATACCGGCCCCGGTCCTTCCTGCTGGCGCCGCGCTGGATCGATGGGCTCCGCGATCTGCTGGACGCCGTCGACGCTCCGGTCTACGTGGTGAGCGAGGCGATGGCCGAGACGGTCACCGGGTTCCACGTCCACCGCGGGGCGCTGGCCTCCATGGAGCGGGTCACCCGGTGGACCGAGGACGATCTCATGGACGCCCGGCGTCTGGTGGTGTGCGAGGACATCGTCGACCACACCAATGTGGGGGCCATCATCCGGTGCGCCGCCGGGCTGGGCTGGGACGGAGTGCTGCTGGCTCCGCGCGCCGCCGACCCGCTGTACCGGCGGGCCATCAAGACGTCGATGGGCACCGTCTTCGCCGAACCCTGGGCCCGGATGTCCGACTGGCGGCAGGGCCTGGAGCATCTCAAGGCCCACGGCTTCACGGTGGCGGCGATGGCGCTGAGCGAGGACTCGGTGAGCCTGGACGAGTTCGCCGCCGACCTGGCGCGGACGCCGAGGAAAGTGGCGCTGCTGATGGGCACCGAGGGGGCCGGGCTGTCCTCGCACTGGATCTCCCAGGCCGACGTCGTGGTCCGCATCCCGATGGCCCACGGCGTCGACTCCCTCAATGTCGCCGCCGCGGCGGCGGTGGCGTGCTACGCGCTCAACCGGTCGAGCTGAGCCAGGACTTCGCCTGTGCGGCCGCCTCGTGATCGAATGCAGGTTCCATGGCGGTGATCTCGGCCTCGGCGATACCGGACCGGCGGGCGTATTCCCGCCACCTGGCCGTGACTACAAGGACCTTCCTGACGGCAGAGGCAGCCGATTCAGGGTCGAGATCGAAGAGCGGGGCCGCGCGCGTGAAGAGCTGCTGACGGTCTGACGAAGTGTCGGCCGTCTCGGCGATCTCCGCGAAGCTGGATTCGGTGCCGTCGTGGCTCACCAGCCGGGTCATGGCAGACATGTACGGAATACGTATGACTGTCCCGTCGGGCCGGTACTCGCGATCGAAGCGGTCCAGGAGAAGCACGGGTCGGCCTCCGACCCGGATGAGTCGTGTGGCCGGTACGTCGATGCCGCTGTCCTCGGCCATGCGTCCCAGGCGATGACGCTCAGATCATCGCTTTTCTCAGTCTGTCGTCGACCCCCAGTAGCGCATCGAGGTCGTCTCAAGGAGCGCCGGATCGACCGGATAATGCCGGGGGTCTTCCAGATAGGACTGCTCGTAGTGGAACGCCAGGCGCCGTCCGCCGCCGGTGACGTACAGCGTCCCGACCCGGATCGTGTCGGGCCCGACCTGGGTCCACACGTGGATGCTCCGATCGCCCCTCACGGCGCGCTCCTGCGATCGAGTTCCGCGCCCGCGAGGAGTTGGCCGCGCTCACTGGCCCACGGACTGGTGGACTCGGTGACCTCGCCGAGTACACCGAGCGCTCGGGCGACTTTCAGAAGGTTGTCGAGCGAGGCGCCCTGCCCGGACTCGAGCCGCGTGAGGGTGGATTCGGAGACGTCGGCACGACGTGCCAGTTCCCGACGAGACAGGTGAAGCAATCGTCGCCAGTGCCGCAGGTTCTCCCCGATCTGCGTCATCGCGGACCGGACGCCGATCGGCTGCCGAGCCATAAGGACCACCTTCCCCTGTCAGATATGAACAGAAATCACCTGAGTTCTGTCATATCTGACGTGAACAGGGAAGGGGTGATCAGCCCTTCGGGTGGACCGGCCAGTCCTCCGGGTAGAGGTGGTCGAGGTTCTCGTGCTGCTCGTCGAGCTTGCGGCGGGAGCGCTTGGAGAGCCGGTCGCCGAACACCGTGCCGTTGCAGTGATCGGTCTCGTGCTGGAGGCAGCGGGCGAAGAAGCCGGTGCCGGTGACGGTGAACTCGGTGCCCCACGGGTCCTGGCCGGTGCAGGTGGCCAGGTCGGGGCGGGCCAGCGGCTGGAAGGCGCCGGGCCACGACAGGCAGCCCTCGTCGCCGGAGACCAGGTTACGGTCGCGGCCGGTGGGCAGGGTCACCACCGGATTGCACACCGCACCCTTGTGGGGGCGTCCGTCGTCATCGGGGCAGTCGTAGACGAACAAGGAGAGGCCCAGGCCCACCTGGGTGGCGGCCAGCCCGACCCCCTCGGCGGCGGTCATGGTGGCGAACATGTCGCGGATGAGCACGCGCAGGTCGTCGTCGAACTCGGTGACGGGTTCGGTCTGCGCATGCAGCACCGGCTCACCCCACCGGGTCACCCGCCGAAGCGTCCCCCCGGTCAACAGATCCGCCCATCCGGGGTTCTCGGTCGGGGTGTTGTCGCGCATGGATGCTCCTTGAAGATGCTGGGAAACGCGCCTGATTCTACGCAGTTCCGAGCAGTACGTGCGTCGCGCCGGGACGGTCCAGCCGGACGTCCGCACGCCAGCCGTCGGGTGTGCGCACCATACCCACCACGACACCGTCGTCCTGCTGCGCTACCCAGACCCGGTCCCCGTCGGAGGTGATGTCGCGCGGATTCGCGCCGCTGCAGTCGAACTCCTCGGACACGCTCACGTTGCCCGACCACGTCGTGAGGGCGTCCAGGCCGGTGAGCACCGAGACCGTCCCCAGCATCCGGTTGGCCACCAGCAGGTCGCCCCCGCCGGTCGGGATGAGCCCCGAGGGCTGCGAACGCCCATGGGCGGAGGCGGGCACCGGCGTGCGGGGATGCCAGTCCTTGGCCCAGACGTCGTCGCCGGCCGCGCGGGTGAAGATCAGCACCTCGCCCGACAACTCGCCGTCGACCACCAGCACCTGGCGAGTACCGCGGGTGGTGAGCACCAGATGGCGGGGGCCGAAGCCGTGAGGTGTCTCGATGACACCGATCTGCTCCAGCCCGGCGGGCCCGAACTTGAGGATCCGAATGAGATCGGCCCCCAGATCGGTGACGGCCAGATGGGTGCGGTCCAGCCAGGTCACCTGATGGGAATGGGCCGACTCCTGGCGGCCGGTCACCGGGCCGTGGCCCTCGAAACGGATCCGGGCCGCCTGCTGCGGCCCGTCACCCCACCGGTCCAGCTCGATCATCGAGACCTCGCCGGATCCGTAGTGGGCGATCGCCAGCAGACGCCCCGAGGGGTCGAGGGCGGCGTGGCAGGGCAGCCCGCCGCCCAGATCCAGATCCGCGGTGATCGACAGGCGGGACGGGTCCACCAGCCACAGGTGGGCATCGCGCTCCCCGATGACGGCCAGCCCCGAGGGGGTCGGCGTCACCCAGGAGGCGTCGCCCAGGACCAGCTCGCCGGTCACCTCCGCCGTCGTCGGCTCCTCCCCGGTGGCGACCAGCCAGGTGGTGAGGCCGCCGGGCCCCGAATCAGTGGTGTAGCCGGAGGCGAGCACGGGGATGGGGCGACTGGTCATGTCCCGAGGCTAGCGGGCGCACGCTCGTGACACAGTGGGGGAGTGGGAGGTGGAGGAATGAGCGAGGACGGGGACGAAACGGCCCAGGCGCTGCCCGATGCGCTGTCGGTGCCCCTGGAGGATTTCTGCACCCACCTGGTCGCCGACCTGTCACGGTCGGCGCACACCGTCGAGGCTTACCGGACCGACCTCACCGAGCTGTTCACCGACCTCGCCGGCCACGGCGTCACCCGGCTGGCCGACGTCGGGCTGGCAGACCTGCGCGGCTGGCTGGCCCGCCAGCGCAGCGCCGGAATGGCACCGGCCACCCTGCAGCGGCACTGGGCCAGCATCCGGGTTTTCTTCCGCTGGACCCGCGACGAGGGACTCACGGCCACCGACCCGGCCGCCGTGCTGAGATCGGCGAAAGTCCCGAAACGACTGCCGCGCACCCTGGGCATCGACCAGGCCCGCCGGATCCTCGACGACGCCGTGGCCGCCGCCCGCACCGACGAGACCCCCAAGGGCGCCCGCGACGCCGCGATCCTCGAGGTGCTCTACGGCTCGGGTATCCGCGTCGCCGAACTGTGCGGCCTGGATCTGGGCGCCGTCGATCGGGCCCGGGGCACCCTGAGGGTCCTCGGCAAGGGGGACAAGGAGCGGACCGTCCCGCTGGGGGATCCGGGGATGAGAGCCCTCGACGCGTGGCTCGGCCGCCGCGGCGAATGGATGTCCGAGGCCTCCGGTGACGCCGTGTTCCTCGGAGCCAGGGGAGGCCGGATCGACCCGCGGGTGGTGCGCCGCGTCGTCCACCAGCACCTGCGCACCGACGGAGAGGCCCCCGATCTGGGGCCCCACGGGCTGCGCCACGCGATGGCCACGCATCTGCTGGAGGGGGGCGCGGACCTGCGCACCGTCCAGGAGATCCTGGGCCACGAGTCCCTGGCCACCACGCAGATCTATACCCACGTCTCCACCGAGAGGCTCCGGCGAGCCTTCAATCAGGCCCACCCGCGTGCCTGACTGATCGCCGCAGGGCTCAGCGCAGGTAGCCCATCGGATCCACGAGTGATCCGTTGCGCTCCATCCCGAAGTGCAGGTGGCAGCCGGTCGAGAACCCTGTGGTGCCCACGATGCCGAGCACCTGGCAGCGGGCCACCACGGAGCCGACCGCCGCGCCGGGGGCCGACAGATGGTTGTAGGTGGTGCGCACCCGTGCCCCGGCGACCACCCCGTGATCGACGACCACCCTGTTGCCCCAGGCAGCGCTGTAACCCGACTCGACCACCCGGCCGGTCGCCGCGGCCTGCACGGGGGTGCCGCACGCGGCGGCGAAGTCTGTGCCGTCGTGGAGCTTGTAGATGCCGCGGACCGGGTGGAAGCGCATCCCGAAGGGCGAGGAGATGGGTCCCGGGGCGGGCCGGGAGAAGGTGCCCGGCTGCCCCGCGCCGACGGCCATGGGCATTCCGATGCCCGGATCGAATCCCGGCGGGGGCTGGGAGGGCTTGTGACCGGCCGGCCACAGCCGCACCG harbors:
- a CDS encoding phosphotransferase, which codes for MTGELLGGRDSNARRLGRVVQRGPTPDFAAQVLRHLKRSSWPHAPTLIARNAEGSVLSYVDGTAATTRLLRHEAAEDDPLAAVAALVRQFHDLMAGTDLAGDAETVCHNDLDPSNTVYRWIGQRLVPVALVDWDMAAPGSRITDLAQMCWAFTGVGPRADPEIVRHRIGVITAAYGWECGLDEVVEVMLARQQDAADVSTGALSAAENEADRRWTLRHLR
- a CDS encoding aspartate ammonia-lyase; amino-acid sequence: MKTTSTTPAATTSAPAPTVPTRTERDLLGEVRIDDRHYWGINTARALENFPITSKRIGHYAHFVEALTLVKQAAATVNADQGLVPPEVAEAIVAACTRIRSGELHDEFIVGTIQGGAGTSTNMNANEVIANAALEHLGIAKGRYDVVDPHNHVNCCQSTNDVYPSAIKIALLLMLDELSAALERTADAFAAKAEEFADVLKLGRTQLQDAVPMTLGQEFGTYAVMMRNDVAVLAAARKLLTELNLGGTAIGTGINTPPAYAPAMIAELNRLTGLDLSGSDDLVEATQDVGGFVQLSGVLKRIAVKTSKICNDLRLLSSGPRAGLGEINLPAVQAGSSIMPGKVNPVIPEMVNQVAFEIVGHDVTISMAAEAGQLQLNAFEPIIAHLLFEEIRHLQRALDVFTDRCIIGITANTERLRDEVWQSVSIVTALSPALGYRTATRVAQQALAEKRTIGEIVLEEKLLDEETLTAALEPEHLIHPWMPM
- the dxr gene encoding 1-deoxy-D-xylulose-5-phosphate reductoisomerase; this encodes MRRIILLGSTGSIGTQALDVISRNRDRFEVVGLAAGSNRNKVAEQAAQFGVEHTAFGAAEAARLVRDVDADVVLNGITGSVGLGPTLAALEAGRTLALANKESLIVGGELVRAAAAPGQIVPVDSEHSAIAQSLRSGTHQEVRRLVVTASGGPFRGRSRAELGDVTPAQALAHPTWAMGRVVTTNSATMVNKGLEVIEAHLLFDVDFDDIAVVVHPQSIVHSMVEFVDGATILQASPPDMRLPIALGMSWPDRIPDAVPPLDWSTASSWTFEPLDDAAFPAVSLARQVGTAGATYPAVYNAANEQAVEAFHAGRLSFLGIVEAIQRVVDAHDAPGELTLETLAEAERWARRRADDVIAAL
- a CDS encoding ABC transporter ATP-binding protein, producing MSAVAQLAGVGVRRGSTQILTDIDWEVDEGQRWVMVGPNGAGKTTLLQILAARMHPTEGLVEILDEFIGAVDVFELRPRIGVASSALAHRIPPHEVVRDVVVSAAWAVLGRWRETYEPMDVQRAAELITRMGLAGLEERTYGTLSEGERKRVEIARALMTDPELLLLDEPAAGLDLAGREQLVSVLSGICTDPDAPATVLVTHHLEEIPAGITHGLVLDKGRIVAAGPVESALTSPILSQAFGLPLEVTSRNGRWSAQASGKVL
- a CDS encoding NfeD family protein, encoding MNEFWDWVARHGWVAWLAASAVLACAEMLTLDFTLLMLASGALAGAITAAILPGAWIAQVLVAVAVGGIMLAVLRPTLLKKVRDAPGYRSSLDTLLGAEGTATHQITEGAGEVKVHGELWEARPMAPGVTIEAGESIEVFQIDGTTLIVYPSSQGLGWSGGAGV
- a CDS encoding bile acid:sodium symporter family protein, with translation MSQSSGQHGFRVNWFLVGIVAAAVVASILPARGPMVPVVDDAVIVLVFLLFFLYGARLKPSETVAGIKHWRLHVTILVFTFVVFPIIGIALKLLVGWALPNMLYLGLLWVCLVPSTVQSSINFTSIAHGNIPGAIVSATISNLLGTFLTPLLAFALVSSSSGVTITPASILDVLLQILLPFILGQLSRPLTARFVTEHKKPLKFVDNGVILVVVYSAFSSGMREHIWSMTSIGQLALTIGICLVLLALMLWLTWAAAGRLGFDRADRIAIQFCGTKKSLATGLPMATVLFAGQPIGLIVLPLMIFHMAQLIACGAISSRYARQWAAEHPEG
- a CDS encoding TrmH family RNA methyltransferase; this translates as MARFIDIDDPADPRLADYVSLRDVNLRKSLEAAEGLFIAEGAKIIRRAAEAGYRPRSFLLAPRWIDGLRDLLDAVDAPVYVVSEAMAETVTGFHVHRGALASMERVTRWTEDDLMDARRLVVCEDIVDHTNVGAIIRCAAGLGWDGVLLAPRAADPLYRRAIKTSMGTVFAEPWARMSDWRQGLEHLKAHGFTVAAMALSEDSVSLDEFAADLARTPRKVALLMGTEGAGLSSHWISQADVVVRIPMAHGVDSLNVAAAAAVACYALNRSS
- a CDS encoding HipA domain-containing protein, whose product is MAEDSGIDVPATRLIRVGGRPVLLLDRFDREYRPDGTVIRIPYMSAMTRLVSHDGTESSFAEIAETADTSSDRQQLFTRAAPLFDLDPESAASAVRKVLVVTARWREYARRSGIAEAEITAMEPAFDHEAAAQAKSWLSSTG
- a CDS encoding helix-turn-helix domain-containing protein yields the protein MARQPIGVRSAMTQIGENLRHWRRLLHLSRRELARRADVSESTLTRLESGQGASLDNLLKVARALGVLGEVTESTSPWASERGQLLAGAELDRRSAP
- the def gene encoding peptide deformylase, which encodes MRDNTPTENPGWADLLTGGTLRRVTRWGEPVLHAQTEPVTEFDDDLRVLIRDMFATMTAAEGVGLAATQVGLGLSLFVYDCPDDDGRPHKGAVCNPVVTLPTGRDRNLVSGDEGCLSWPGAFQPLARPDLATCTGQDPWGTEFTVTGTGFFARCLQHETDHCNGTVFGDRLSKRSRRKLDEQHENLDHLYPEDWPVHPKG